From the Acidovorax carolinensis genome, one window contains:
- a CDS encoding iron-containing alcohol dehydrogenase — MAFIYYVTQIQFEFGAVQLLKQECERVGITRPLIVTDPGVKAAGVLQKALDALPGMTVAVFDQTPSNPTEAAVRAAVEMYKAQGCDGLIAVGGGSAIDCAKGIAIAATHEGPLTHYATIEGGSPRITERAAPLIAVPTTSGTGSEVARGAIIIVDDHRKLGFHSWNLVPKTAICDPELTLGLPPMLTAATGMDAIAHCMETFMSAAFNPPADGIALDGLERGWANIEQATRLGQDRDARLHMMSASMQGAMAFQKGLGAVHSLSHSLGGVNPRLHHGTLNAMFLPAVIRFNAQAESVKKEKRLERMAHAMGLAAAGDIPEAIRDMNARLGLPTGLAAMGVTADMFDDIIKGAMADHCHKTNPRVATPEEYRDMLAQSL, encoded by the coding sequence ATGGCTTTCATCTACTACGTCACCCAGATCCAGTTTGAATTCGGCGCCGTCCAACTGCTCAAGCAGGAATGCGAACGGGTGGGCATCACGCGCCCGCTGATCGTGACGGACCCCGGCGTGAAGGCCGCAGGCGTGCTGCAAAAGGCGCTCGATGCGCTGCCCGGCATGACCGTGGCGGTGTTTGACCAGACCCCATCGAACCCCACCGAAGCCGCCGTGCGCGCAGCGGTAGAGATGTATAAGGCCCAGGGCTGCGACGGCCTGATCGCCGTGGGCGGCGGCTCGGCCATCGACTGCGCCAAGGGCATTGCGATTGCCGCCACGCACGAGGGGCCGCTCACGCACTACGCCACCATCGAAGGCGGCTCACCGCGCATCACCGAACGCGCCGCGCCGCTGATCGCCGTGCCCACCACCAGCGGAACGGGCAGTGAGGTGGCACGCGGCGCCATCATCATCGTGGATGACCATCGCAAGCTCGGCTTTCACTCGTGGAACCTGGTGCCCAAGACGGCCATCTGCGACCCCGAGCTCACGCTGGGCCTGCCACCCATGCTGACGGCGGCCACAGGCATGGACGCCATCGCGCACTGCATGGAGACTTTCATGTCCGCCGCCTTCAACCCGCCGGCCGATGGCATTGCGCTGGATGGGCTGGAACGTGGCTGGGCGAACATCGAGCAGGCCACCCGCTTGGGGCAAGACCGCGACGCGCGCCTGCACATGATGAGTGCCAGCATGCAGGGCGCCATGGCGTTCCAGAAAGGCCTGGGCGCCGTGCATTCGCTGAGCCACAGCCTGGGCGGCGTGAACCCGCGCCTGCACCACGGCACGCTCAACGCCATGTTCCTGCCCGCTGTGATCCGCTTCAATGCGCAGGCCGAATCAGTGAAAAAGGAAAAACGCCTGGAGCGTATGGCCCATGCCATGGGCCTGGCCGCCGCCGGCGACATCCCCGAAGCCATTCGCGACATGAACGCCCGCCTGGGCCTGCCCACCGGCCTCGCCGCAATGGGTGTGACTGCAGACATGTTTGACGACATCATCAAGGGCGCCATGGCCGACCACTGCCACAAAACCAATCCCCGCGTTGCCACGCCCGAGGAATATCGGGACATGCTGGCGCAGTCGCTCTGA
- a CDS encoding 2-keto-4-pentenoate hydratase, which translates to MTTKQTLIALAVSVAFATAAQAECLSDAQAADLVAHYVAKTPAANPENLSDADGACTRGKLNQLLAQRLGKVIGYKAGLTNPAVQKRFNTDKPVWGKLYEGMVLPSGATVDAAFGARPLFEADMLVRVKSAAINHAKTPMDVLDAVDQVIPFIELPDLMVQAPPKLNGAGVTAINVGARLGVAGAPLAVPAYRAERYALLNALADMNVSLTDGTGARLGGGKGSDILGHPLNAVVWLAGALAQEGLAMQPGDLISLGSFSPLLPPRAGLSVTATYDGLPGAAPVWLSFK; encoded by the coding sequence ATGACCACGAAGCAAACCCTCATTGCGCTGGCGGTTTCCGTCGCATTTGCGACAGCCGCGCAGGCCGAATGCCTGTCCGATGCGCAGGCCGCCGACCTGGTGGCCCACTATGTGGCCAAGACCCCGGCCGCCAACCCCGAAAACCTCTCGGACGCCGATGGCGCCTGCACGCGTGGCAAGCTCAACCAGCTCTTGGCGCAGCGCCTGGGCAAGGTGATTGGTTACAAGGCGGGCCTGACCAATCCAGCCGTGCAAAAGCGCTTCAATACCGACAAGCCCGTGTGGGGCAAGCTGTACGAGGGCATGGTGCTTCCCAGCGGTGCCACGGTGGACGCCGCGTTTGGCGCCCGGCCTTTGTTCGAGGCCGACATGCTGGTGCGCGTGAAAAGTGCGGCCATCAACCACGCCAAGACCCCCATGGACGTGCTGGACGCCGTGGACCAGGTTATCCCCTTCATCGAACTGCCCGACCTGATGGTGCAGGCGCCGCCCAAGCTCAATGGCGCCGGTGTGACGGCCATCAACGTGGGCGCACGCCTGGGCGTAGCCGGTGCGCCGTTGGCCGTGCCAGCTTATCGGGCCGAGCGCTATGCCCTGCTCAACGCCCTGGCCGACATGAACGTGTCGCTGACCGACGGCACGGGTGCGCGCCTGGGCGGTGGCAAGGGCAGCGACATCCTGGGCCATCCCCTCAACGCCGTGGTGTGGCTGGCGGGCGCCCTGGCGCAGGAAGGCCTGGCCATGCAGCCGGGCGACCTGATCAGCCTGGGTTCGTTCTCGCCGCTGCTGCCACCCAGGGCGGGTCTGTCGGTGACAGCCACTTACGACGGCTTGCCCGGCGCTGCGCCCGTGTGGCTGAGCTTCAAGTAA
- a CDS encoding alpha/beta hydrolase, translated as MTDLHIHHTRLTPQMRSVLERMARAGHPPLHTLSPQHARVAYEAGAGVLEVPKATLARVEDLHIPARDGHGLPARLYAPSTHAGLPLLLYLHGGGFTIGSIATHDILCRELARLAGCMVVSLDYRLAPENRFPTASNDAWDALAWLAGNAQTLGADPARLAVGGDSAGGTLAAVNAILARDAGLPLALQLLIYPGCAAHQDTPSHATFARGLVLEEPAISWFFGNYVQSRAEREDWRFAPLLAPDVEGVAPAWIGLAECDPLVDEGVDYADKLRLAGVPVDLDIYRGVTHEFIKMGRAIPEARQAHADAARALRQAFGME; from the coding sequence TTGACTGACCTGCACATCCACCACACCCGCCTCACCCCCCAGATGCGCAGCGTGCTCGAGCGCATGGCCCGAGCAGGCCATCCACCGCTGCATACCCTCTCGCCCCAGCACGCCCGTGTGGCTTACGAAGCCGGGGCCGGCGTGCTGGAGGTGCCCAAGGCCACTCTGGCGCGCGTGGAAGACCTGCACATCCCGGCCCGTGACGGCCATGGGTTGCCGGCGCGGCTTTATGCACCATCCACGCATGCCGGGCTGCCGCTGCTGCTGTACCTGCATGGGGGCGGCTTCACCATTGGCAGCATTGCCACGCACGACATCCTGTGCCGCGAACTGGCTCGACTGGCCGGGTGCATGGTGGTGTCGCTCGACTATCGGCTGGCGCCGGAAAACCGCTTTCCCACCGCCAGCAACGATGCCTGGGATGCCTTGGCCTGGCTCGCCGGCAACGCGCAGACCCTGGGGGCCGACCCCGCGCGGCTGGCCGTGGGCGGCGACAGTGCCGGCGGCACCCTGGCCGCGGTCAACGCCATCCTGGCGCGGGACGCAGGCTTGCCACTGGCGCTGCAGCTACTCATCTACCCCGGTTGCGCGGCTCATCAGGACACGCCATCCCACGCCACATTTGCGCGTGGCCTGGTGCTGGAGGAGCCGGCCATCAGCTGGTTCTTCGGCAACTATGTGCAAAGCCGCGCGGAGCGCGAGGACTGGCGCTTTGCCCCGCTGTTGGCACCGGACGTGGAGGGGGTGGCACCCGCCTGGATCGGCCTGGCCGAATGCGACCCGCTCGTGGACGAGGGCGTGGACTACGCCGACAAGCTGCGCCTGGCCGGTGTGCCGGTGGATCTGGATATCTACCGGGGTGTGACCCACGAATTCATCAAGATGGGCCGCGCCATTCCCGAGGCGCGCCAGGCCCATGCCGACGCAGCCCGGGCGCTGCGCCAGGCATTTGGAATGGAGTGA
- a CDS encoding YbgC/FadM family acyl-CoA thioesterase produces the protein MQQRSDFRCVHRLRVRWAEVDMQKIVFNAHYLMYIDNAMSDYWRALALPYEASMLALGGEMYVKKATLEYHASARLDDTLDVGLRCARVGNSSSLFEAGIFTGDQLLVSGELVYVFADPATQKSRPVPPVLRAIFEDFEAGAEMAEVRTGDWNALGRDAGRLRTAVFVREQGIAADIEADALDATARHAVVYNRLDMPVATGRLLQQAPGVGRIGRMAVDRSVRGAQWGRQLLDALVEAARARGDSEVQLHAQRSAEGFYRRAGFAVTGEPYEEAGIAHIAMARSV, from the coding sequence ATGCAACAACGCAGTGACTTCCGTTGTGTTCACCGCCTGCGCGTGCGCTGGGCTGAGGTGGACATGCAAAAGATCGTCTTCAACGCGCACTACCTCATGTACATCGACAACGCCATGAGCGACTACTGGCGCGCGCTGGCCCTGCCGTATGAAGCGAGCATGCTGGCACTGGGCGGTGAAATGTATGTGAAGAAGGCCACGCTCGAATACCACGCTTCGGCGCGGCTCGATGACACGCTGGATGTGGGCCTGCGCTGTGCCCGCGTGGGCAATTCGTCGAGCCTGTTCGAGGCGGGCATTTTCACTGGCGACCAGTTGCTGGTGTCGGGCGAACTGGTCTATGTGTTTGCCGACCCCGCCACACAAAAGTCACGGCCCGTGCCGCCTGTGTTGCGCGCCATCTTTGAAGATTTCGAGGCCGGCGCCGAGATGGCCGAGGTGCGCACCGGCGACTGGAACGCATTGGGCCGCGATGCGGGCCGCCTGCGCACTGCCGTGTTCGTGCGCGAGCAGGGCATTGCGGCAGACATCGAGGCCGATGCGCTCGATGCCACAGCGCGCCATGCGGTCGTTTACAACCGCCTGGACATGCCGGTCGCCACGGGCCGCCTCCTGCAGCAGGCGCCCGGCGTGGGACGCATCGGCCGCATGGCGGTGGACCGTTCGGTGCGCGGCGCGCAGTGGGGGCGGCAATTGCTGGACGCGTTGGTTGAAGCCGCCCGTGCCCGCGGTGACAGCGAGGTGCAGTTGCACGCACAGCGCAGCGCCGAAGGGTTTTATCGTCGGGCGGGTTTTGCCGTGACGGGCGAGCCGTATGAGGAAGCGGGCATTGCGCACATCGCCATGGCGCGCAGCGTGTAA
- a CDS encoding O-acetylhomoserine aminocarboxypropyltransferase/cysteine synthase family protein has translation MHIETLAVHAGYTPDPTTKSAAVPLYQTVAYAFDSAQHGADLFDLKVPGNIYTRIMNPTTDVLEQRVAALEGGVAALAVASGMAAITAAIQTIAEAGDNIVSASTLYGGTYNLFAHTFPQQGIEVRFADPRDPASFAGLIDARTKAVFCESIGNPLGNVTDIAALAKVAHDHGVPLIVDNTVPSPYLCRPIEHGADIVVHALTKYMNGHGNSIGGIIVDSGKFPWAEHKARFKRLNEPDVSYHGVVYTEALGAAAFIGRARVVPLRNMGAALSPFNAWLTLQGIETLPLRMDRICDNTLALAKFLQNHPKVEWVRYAGLPDHADHALAQRQMGGRASGILSFGLKASDADPRAAGARFLDALQLFTRLVNIGDAKSLATHPASTTHRQLNPAELAKAGVSENMVRLSVGIEHINDLQADLVQALEKV, from the coding sequence ATGCACATCGAAACGCTTGCCGTCCACGCGGGCTACACGCCCGACCCCACCACCAAGTCCGCCGCTGTGCCGCTGTACCAAACAGTGGCCTACGCGTTCGACAGTGCGCAGCACGGTGCCGACCTGTTCGACCTGAAGGTGCCGGGCAACATCTACACGCGCATCATGAATCCGACCACCGATGTCCTGGAGCAGCGCGTGGCGGCCCTCGAAGGCGGCGTGGCCGCACTGGCCGTGGCCTCGGGCATGGCGGCCATCACGGCAGCGATCCAGACCATTGCCGAAGCTGGCGACAACATCGTCTCGGCCAGCACGCTGTATGGCGGCACCTACAACCTGTTCGCCCACACCTTCCCGCAGCAGGGCATTGAGGTGCGCTTTGCCGACCCGCGCGACCCCGCCAGTTTTGCCGGGCTGATCGACGCCCGAACCAAGGCCGTGTTCTGCGAATCCATTGGCAACCCGCTGGGCAACGTGACCGACATCGCCGCGCTGGCCAAGGTGGCGCACGACCATGGCGTGCCACTGATCGTGGACAACACCGTCCCCAGCCCCTACCTGTGCCGCCCCATCGAGCATGGCGCCGACATCGTGGTGCACGCCCTCACCAAGTACATGAATGGCCACGGCAACAGCATCGGCGGCATCATCGTGGACAGCGGCAAGTTCCCGTGGGCCGAGCACAAGGCCCGCTTCAAGCGCCTGAACGAGCCCGACGTCAGCTACCACGGCGTGGTCTACACCGAGGCCCTGGGCGCCGCTGCCTTCATCGGCCGCGCCCGCGTGGTGCCGCTGCGCAACATGGGCGCGGCGCTGTCGCCGTTCAACGCCTGGCTCACGCTGCAAGGCATCGAAACCCTGCCGCTGCGCATGGACCGCATCTGCGACAACACCCTGGCGCTGGCGAAATTCCTGCAAAACCACCCCAAGGTGGAATGGGTGCGCTACGCGGGCCTTCCCGACCATGCCGACCACGCGCTGGCACAGCGCCAGATGGGCGGGCGGGCATCGGGCATCCTGTCGTTCGGCCTGAAAGCCAGTGACGCCGACCCGCGCGCCGCAGGGGCCCGTTTCCTCGACGCCCTGCAACTGTTCACGCGCCTGGTGAACATCGGCGACGCCAAATCCCTGGCCACCCACCCGGCCTCCACCACCCACCGCCAGCTCAACCCCGCCGAATTGGCCAAGGCCGGCGTGAGCGAGAACATGGTGCGCCTGTCGGTGGGGATCGAGCACATCAACGACCTGCAGGCCGACCTGGTTCAGGCGCTGGAGAAGGTGTAA